In the Pseudomonas sp. ADAK2 genome, one interval contains:
- a CDS encoding thiazole synthase, which yields MSIVRSDKPFVLAGRTYQSRLLVGTGKYRDMEETRLAIEASGAEIVTFAVRRTNLGQNPGEPNLLEVLSPDRYTFLPNTAGCFDATEAVRTCRLARELLGGHNLVKLEVLADQKTLFPNVIETLKAAEVLVKEGFDVMVYTSDDPIIARQLAEIGVIAVMPLAGLIGTGLGICNPYNLQIILEEAKIPVLVDAGVGTASDATIAMELGCEAVLMNSAIAHAQQPIMMAEAMKHAIVAGRLAYLAGRMPKKLYASASSPLDGLIK from the coding sequence ATGAGCATCGTTCGTAGCGACAAGCCCTTCGTCCTGGCCGGTCGTACTTACCAGTCGCGTTTGCTGGTAGGCACCGGCAAGTACCGCGACATGGAAGAAACCCGCCTGGCCATCGAAGCCTCGGGTGCCGAGATTGTCACCTTCGCCGTGCGCCGCACCAACCTGGGCCAGAACCCGGGCGAGCCGAACCTGCTCGAAGTCCTGTCGCCGGATCGCTACACCTTCCTGCCGAACACCGCCGGTTGCTTCGATGCGACCGAGGCCGTGCGCACTTGCCGCCTGGCCCGTGAGCTGCTTGGCGGCCACAACCTGGTGAAGCTGGAAGTGCTGGCCGACCAGAAAACCTTGTTCCCTAACGTGATCGAAACCCTCAAGGCCGCCGAAGTGCTGGTCAAGGAAGGTTTCGACGTGATGGTCTACACCAGCGATGACCCGATCATCGCCCGTCAACTGGCGGAAATCGGTGTTATCGCGGTGATGCCGCTGGCCGGCCTGATCGGCACGGGCCTGGGGATCTGCAACCCGTACAACCTGCAGATCATCCTCGAAGAAGCCAAAATCCCGGTGCTGGTCGATGCCGGTGTCGGCACTGCTTCCGATGCCACCATCGCCATGGAACTGGGTTGCGAAGCGGTGCTGATGAACTCGGCCATCGCCCACGCCCAGCAGCCGATCATGATGGCCGAAGCCATGAAACACGCCATCGTCGCAGGTCGCCTGGCCTACCTCGCCGGCCGCATGCCGAAAAAACTCTATGCCAGCGCCTCCTCGCCGCTGGATGGTCTGATCAAGTAA
- the trmB gene encoding tRNA (guanosine(46)-N7)-methyltransferase TrmB codes for MTESNDTPIQPKEGEERQHRRIKSFVMRAGRMTEGQQKGLEQGTPLFVLPLADAPVDFDQVFGRSAPRSLEIGFGMGHSLLEMAAASPEQDFIGVEVHRPGVGALLNGVLTQGLTNLRVYDCDAIEVLNNCVADNSLDRLMLFFPDPWHKSRHHKRRIVQASFAELVRSKLKVGGVLHMATDWEPYAEYMLEVMNVAPGYRNLAEDGKYVPRPTERPITKFERRGERLGHGVWDLKFEKQS; via the coding sequence ATGACTGAATCGAACGACACGCCTATCCAGCCGAAAGAAGGCGAAGAACGCCAACACCGCCGTATCAAGAGTTTCGTGATGCGCGCCGGACGCATGACCGAAGGCCAGCAAAAAGGCCTGGAGCAGGGCACGCCACTGTTCGTCCTGCCGCTGGCCGATGCGCCGGTGGACTTCGACCAAGTGTTCGGCCGCTCGGCCCCGCGCTCGCTGGAAATCGGCTTCGGCATGGGCCATTCGCTGCTGGAAATGGCCGCGGCTTCGCCGGAGCAGGATTTCATCGGTGTGGAAGTTCACCGTCCGGGTGTCGGCGCGCTGCTCAATGGCGTGCTGACCCAGGGCCTGACCAACCTGCGGGTCTACGATTGCGATGCGATCGAAGTGCTCAACAATTGCGTGGCCGACAACAGCCTCGATCGCCTGATGCTGTTTTTCCCGGACCCGTGGCACAAGAGCCGTCACCACAAGCGCCGGATCGTTCAGGCGTCATTCGCTGAACTGGTGCGCAGCAAGTTGAAAGTCGGCGGCGTTCTGCACATGGCCACCGACTGGGAGCCGTACGCCGAATACATGCTGGAAGTGATGAACGTCGCGCCGGGCTACCGCAACCTCGCCGAAGACGGCAAATACGTGCCGCGCCCCACCGAGCGCCCGATCACCAAGTTCGAACGCCGTGGCGAGCGACTTGGGCATGGTGTGTGGGATTTGAAGTTCGAAAAGCAGTCCTGA
- a CDS encoding DUF3392 domain-containing protein, with amino-acid sequence MDLILDLLATVSRWSRSNLSEISLALVGCLLVLFGADIKGWVEQRLGGIAGALRVPLMSLLCMVGSGVALIYATPWIIKGLSQFNNYSLAPVLLVVLVLIGVVADRR; translated from the coding sequence ATGGATTTGATCCTCGACCTGCTCGCCACCGTGTCCCGCTGGAGCCGTAGCAACCTGTCGGAAATCTCTCTGGCGCTGGTGGGCTGTTTACTGGTGCTGTTTGGCGCCGACATCAAAGGTTGGGTCGAGCAACGCCTGGGCGGCATCGCCGGCGCCTTGCGCGTCCCGCTGATGTCCCTGCTGTGCATGGTCGGCAGCGGCGTCGCACTGATCTACGCCACGCCGTGGATCATCAAAGGCCTGAGCCAGTTCAACAACTACAGCCTGGCGCCGGTGTTGTTGGTGGTGTTGGTATTGATTGGCGTAGTCGCGGATCGCCGCTGA
- the hemW gene encoding radical SAM family heme chaperone HemW, translating to MTHDSSASPLIFGGAAQSPRAALPVLPPLALYIHIPWCVRKCPYCDFNSHTASPVLPEEEYVDALLADLDQDLHAVYGRELSSIFFGGGTPSLFSAAALGRLLKGVEQRIPFASDIEITLEANPGTFEQEKFVAYRALGINRLSIGIQSFQEEKLKALGRIHNGDEAVRAAGMARQAGFDNFNLDLMHGLPDQSLDDALGDLRQAIALKPTHLSWYQLTLEPNTVFWNQPPTLPEDDTLWDIQEAGQALLAEHGYAQYEVSAYAQPGRPARHNLNYWSFGDFIGIGAGAHGKLSHPDGRIVRTWKTRLPKDYLNPAKSFKAGEKALTNDELPFDFLMNALRLTEGVESRLYPERTGLPLESLAEGRREAEQSGLLQVEPSRLAATERGQLFLNDLLQTFLS from the coding sequence ATGACCCACGACTCATCCGCGTCGCCGCTGATCTTCGGCGGCGCCGCCCAATCGCCTCGGGCCGCACTTCCGGTGCTGCCGCCCCTGGCGCTGTACATTCACATCCCGTGGTGTGTGCGCAAATGCCCTTATTGCGACTTCAACTCCCACACCGCCAGCCCGGTGCTGCCGGAAGAAGAGTACGTCGATGCGCTACTGGCCGACCTCGATCAGGATTTGCATGCGGTCTATGGCCGTGAGCTGAGTTCGATCTTCTTTGGTGGCGGCACGCCGAGCCTGTTCAGTGCCGCAGCACTGGGCCGTTTGCTTAAAGGTGTGGAACAACGCATTCCGTTCGCCAGCGACATCGAAATCACCCTGGAAGCCAATCCCGGGACGTTCGAGCAAGAGAAGTTCGTTGCCTACCGGGCGCTGGGAATCAATCGCCTGTCGATCGGCATCCAGAGCTTCCAGGAAGAGAAACTCAAGGCCCTGGGACGGATTCACAACGGTGACGAAGCGGTGCGTGCCGCCGGCATGGCCCGTCAGGCCGGGTTCGACAACTTCAATCTGGACCTGATGCACGGTTTGCCCGATCAGTCCCTGGACGACGCCCTCGGCGATCTGCGCCAGGCCATCGCCCTGAAGCCGACCCATTTGTCCTGGTATCAGCTGACCCTGGAGCCGAACACGGTGTTCTGGAACCAGCCGCCGACGCTGCCGGAAGACGACACGCTGTGGGACATTCAGGAAGCCGGCCAGGCGCTGCTCGCCGAACACGGTTACGCGCAATACGAAGTCTCGGCCTACGCCCAGCCTGGTCGTCCGGCGCGGCATAACCTCAATTACTGGAGTTTCGGCGACTTCATCGGCATCGGCGCTGGCGCCCACGGCAAGCTCAGTCACCCGGACGGACGCATCGTGCGCACCTGGAAGACCCGACTGCCGAAGGACTATCTCAACCCGGCCAAAAGCTTCAAGGCTGGCGAGAAAGCCCTGACCAATGACGAGTTGCCGTTCGACTTCCTGATGAACGCCCTGCGCCTGACCGAAGGCGTCGAATCGCGCCTCTATCCAGAGCGCACTGGCCTGCCCCTGGAAAGCCTCGCCGAAGGTCGCCGGGAAGCCGAACAAAGCGGCTTGTTGCAGGTCGAACCGTCACGTCTGGCGGCCACCGAGCGCGGACAACTGTTTCTCAATGACTTGCTGCAGACATTTCTGAGCTGA
- the rdgB gene encoding RdgB/HAM1 family non-canonical purine NTP pyrophosphatase, whose amino-acid sequence MMNFTQLVLASHNAGKLKELQAMLGASVQLRSIGEFSSIEPEETGLSFVENAILKARNAARISGLPALADDSGLAVDFLGGAPGIYSARYADGQGDAANNVKLLDAMKDVPEAERGAQFVCVLALVRHADDPLPILCEGLWHGRILHAASGEHGFGYDPLFWVPSRDCSSAELSPSEKNLISHRARAMDLLRQRLGLI is encoded by the coding sequence ATGATGAACTTCACGCAACTCGTACTGGCCAGCCATAACGCCGGCAAACTCAAGGAACTCCAGGCCATGCTCGGCGCCTCGGTGCAACTGCGCTCGATCGGCGAGTTCAGCAGCATCGAGCCTGAAGAAACCGGCCTGTCGTTCGTCGAGAACGCCATCCTCAAGGCCCGCAACGCCGCGCGCATTTCCGGCCTTCCGGCGCTGGCCGACGATTCGGGGCTGGCGGTTGATTTCCTTGGCGGTGCGCCGGGGATTTATTCCGCGCGTTACGCTGACGGCCAGGGCGATGCGGCGAACAACGTCAAGCTGCTCGACGCCATGAAAGATGTGCCGGAAGCCGAGCGCGGCGCGCAGTTCGTCTGCGTGCTGGCGCTGGTGCGGCACGCCGATGACCCGTTGCCGATTCTGTGCGAAGGCCTGTGGCACGGTCGAATCCTGCACGCTGCCAGCGGCGAGCACGGTTTTGGCTATGACCCACTGTTCTGGGTGCCGTCACGCGACTGCTCCAGCGCCGAATTGAGCCCAAGCGAAAAGAACCTCATCAGCCACCGCGCCCGTGCAATGGATCTGCTGCGCCAGCGTCTAGGCTTGATATGA
- a CDS encoding DUF4426 domain-containing protein: MRRLALFVLTACLSVTAMAADIIKGERQEKFGDVTVHYNTFNSTFLTPDIAKAAGLTRSKNQGVINVSVLKDGKPLTAEVNGTVKDLTSQSVALKFKQVTEQGAVYYIAQYPVDQQETRTFEINVKNGDKINTINFNQELFPGE, from the coding sequence ATGCGTCGTCTAGCGTTGTTTGTACTTACTGCCTGCCTGAGCGTCACCGCCATGGCCGCCGACATCATCAAGGGCGAGCGCCAGGAAAAGTTTGGTGATGTGACGGTGCACTACAACACCTTCAATTCCACATTCCTGACACCCGATATCGCCAAAGCGGCCGGTCTGACCCGAAGCAAGAATCAGGGTGTGATCAATGTCTCCGTGCTCAAGGATGGCAAGCCGCTGACCGCTGAAGTGAACGGCACGGTCAAAGACCTGACCAGCCAAAGCGTCGCGTTGAAATTCAAACAAGTCACCGAGCAGGGCGCAGTCTACTACATCGCGCAGTACCCGGTCGATCAGCAGGAAACCCGTACCTTCGAGATCAACGTGAAGAACGGCGATAAAATCAACACCATCAACTTCAACCAAGAGCTTTTCCCCGGCGAATGA
- the metW gene encoding methionine biosynthesis protein MetW has translation MRADLEIIQEWIPAGSRVLDLGCGDGELLTWLRDNKQVTGYGLENDPDNIAECVAKGINVIEQDLDKGLGNFASNSFDIVVMTQALQAVHYPDRILDEMLRVGRQCIITFPNFGHWRCRWYLASKGRMPVSEFLPYTWYNTPNIHFCTFGDFEELCREREAKVIDRLAVDQQHRHGWASKLWPNLLGEIGIYRVSSPGLQDHKVAV, from the coding sequence ATGAGAGCTGATCTGGAAATCATCCAGGAATGGATTCCCGCCGGTAGCCGCGTGCTCGACCTCGGTTGCGGCGACGGCGAACTGCTGACCTGGCTGCGCGACAACAAGCAAGTCACCGGCTATGGCCTGGAAAACGACCCGGACAACATCGCCGAATGCGTGGCCAAGGGCATCAACGTGATCGAGCAGGACCTGGACAAGGGCCTCGGCAACTTCGCCAGCAACAGTTTCGACATCGTGGTCATGACCCAGGCGCTGCAAGCCGTGCATTACCCGGACCGGATCCTCGACGAGATGCTGCGGGTCGGGCGCCAGTGCATCATCACGTTCCCCAATTTCGGTCACTGGCGTTGCCGCTGGTACCTGGCGAGCAAGGGCCGGATGCCGGTTTCCGAGTTCCTGCCGTACACCTGGTACAACACGCCGAACATCCACTTCTGCACTTTCGGCGACTTTGAAGAACTGTGCCGCGAACGTGAAGCGAAGGTCATTGATCGGCTTGCCGTGGATCAACAGCACCGACACGGGTGGGCCAGTAAGCTATGGCCTAATCTGTTAGGTGAGATCGGTATCTACCGCGTCAGCAGTCCAGGGTTGCAAGACCACAAGGTCGCGGTCTGA